A portion of the [Chlorobium] sp. 445 genome contains these proteins:
- a CDS encoding bacteriochlorophyll c-binding protein: MPAGGGGVITDVLISIGRISEYMFEGHWYTGGQIFDALAKGTLRLNQNLYGGLTGGSGMIRGSSPFAQSGATAARDKEITERFSK, from the coding sequence ATGCCAGCAGGTGGAGGCGGCGTCATTACTGATGTACTCATCAGCATTGGACGCATTTCAGAGTACATGTTTGAAGGACACTGGTACACAGGCGGGCAAATCTTTGATGCCCTCGCCAAAGGTACCCTGCGTCTGAATCAAAATCTTTATGGCGGCTTGACAGGCGGAAGTGGCATGATACGCGGCTCATCGCCGTTTGCACAATCAGGCGCAACCGCTGCACGTGATAAAGAAATCACGGAGCGATTTAGCAAGTAA
- a CDS encoding chlorosome protein C, which produces MTESYQKLREEFKQLDLPNRVAFLAEASVMTVQSGIVGTLNLIGDVVESASNVVGSVAQNFGVSGGTASDATAQTVNRVVITVKDATKAAGTVVKDVAKSVDAVTVDVAKTVGDVATKATEVTANVVDTVQKTVSQATKREEPKKDDKAKA; this is translated from the coding sequence ATGACGGAATCGTATCAAAAACTTCGCGAAGAATTTAAACAACTCGATTTACCTAATCGGGTAGCGTTTCTTGCTGAAGCAAGTGTGATGACTGTTCAGTCAGGCATTGTAGGTACGCTGAATTTAATTGGTGATGTCGTTGAAAGCGCATCTAATGTGGTGGGTTCCGTGGCACAGAACTTTGGCGTATCGGGTGGCACCGCCTCTGATGCTACGGCGCAAACCGTCAATCGCGTTGTGATCACCGTTAAAGATGCCACAAAAGCCGCTGGCACAGTCGTCAAAGATGTGGCAAAGAGCGTCGATGCCGTAACGGTGGATGTGGCAAAAACCGTTGGTGATGTTGCCACTAAAGCCACCGAGGTTACCGCTAATGTCGTCGACACTGTGCAAAAGACGGTTTCGCAAGCCACGAAGCGAGAAGAGCCTAAAAAAGATGATAAGGCAAAAGCCTAA
- a CDS encoding arsenic-transporting ATPase produces MRVITFTGKGGVGKTSVAAATALRLSELGLKTLVMSTDPAHSLSDSFDVPLSSEVKRVRENLYAIEVNAYVDLKDNWEIVQQYFAGILMAQGAQGIMVDEMTILPGMEELFSLMRVKRYKQSGKYDALILDTAPTGETLRLLSLPEMLTWGVKAARLVEKFVLKPVARPLAKMSDKLQTFVPKEEVMQTVDRMFEELESIKGILSDPQTASVRLVMNAEKMVIKETMRALTYLNLYGFKVDMVVVNKLLDERESSGYLEKWKGVQQRYLREIDEAFAPLPIRKARLYDDEVVGLQALERLAYDIYGEQNPAEMMYCESPIRFARNGDTFEVMLKLPFANPDEIDSWVSGDELFIQLGNQRKVLTLPIALTGVEPGDASLRDKWLVIPFVANSSSPNASEISLSNAV; encoded by the coding sequence ATGAGAGTGATAACCTTTACCGGTAAGGGTGGCGTAGGAAAGACGAGTGTGGCAGCTGCCACAGCGCTGCGCCTATCTGAACTTGGCTTGAAGACGCTGGTGATGTCGACTGACCCAGCGCATAGTTTATCTGATTCTTTTGATGTACCGCTCTCCTCAGAAGTTAAGCGAGTGCGAGAAAATCTTTATGCCATTGAAGTCAACGCTTATGTTGATCTTAAAGACAATTGGGAGATTGTACAGCAATACTTTGCTGGCATCTTGATGGCACAAGGTGCGCAAGGGATTATGGTCGATGAAATGACCATTTTGCCTGGCATGGAAGAGCTTTTTTCACTGATGCGCGTCAAACGCTACAAGCAGTCAGGCAAATATGATGCGCTCATTTTAGACACGGCGCCAACGGGCGAGACACTTCGCCTGCTTTCGTTGCCAGAAATGCTCACATGGGGCGTCAAAGCTGCGCGGTTGGTGGAAAAATTCGTGCTCAAGCCTGTAGCGCGCCCGCTTGCTAAGATGTCGGACAAACTGCAAACCTTCGTGCCCAAAGAAGAAGTGATGCAAACCGTGGACCGCATGTTCGAAGAACTCGAGAGCATCAAAGGCATTCTCTCTGATCCCCAAACGGCCTCAGTGCGTCTGGTGATGAATGCCGAGAAAATGGTCATCAAAGAAACCATGCGTGCCTTGACGTATCTCAATCTCTATGGCTTCAAGGTTGATATGGTGGTGGTCAATAAGCTGCTCGATGAGCGTGAAAGCAGCGGCTACCTTGAGAAGTGGAAAGGTGTGCAGCAACGTTACTTGCGTGAAATTGATGAAGCCTTTGCGCCCTTGCCAATTCGCAAAGCGCGACTCTACGATGATGAAGTCGTGGGCTTGCAGGCTCTGGAGCGCTTGGCATATGACATCTACGGTGAGCAAAATCCAGCAGAGATGATGTATTGCGAGTCGCCCATTCGCTTCGCGCGTAATGGGGATACTTTTGAAGTGATGCTGAAACTGCCATTTGCCAATCCTGATGAAATTGATAGTTGGGTCTCAGGCGATGAACTCTTTATTCAGTTGGGCAATCAGCGCAAGGTCTTAACCCTGCCGATTGCTCTGACGGGCGTAGAGCCCGGAGACGCCTCGCTACGCGATAAATGGCTCGTCATTCCATTCGTAGCCAATTCTTCTAGTCCTAATGCGAGCGAGATTTCACTTAGCAATGCCGTGTAA